From one Larimichthys crocea isolate SSNF chromosome XVIII, L_crocea_2.0, whole genome shotgun sequence genomic stretch:
- the c9h13orf42 gene encoding uncharacterized protein C13orf42: MFRKINNVFRPNHHGHRGRDAGFGGGVRSEQDYHNACTVRLVRSTSMLVVGERSQAAAEGSTLKRSKSTVSIESTLYYYQRHEDRIWLYSQNQNCLEYLEALVALRRQYTKSVSDLKSTDSKATVSSKKKPAPPPPKTEEPISRAKPSAPPVPDEEDTLQFFDAVIASCDSEPLRKPYTDDGHADVDFIVASSSAEHDLHSNWVLRVPRVVDGSEQKAVPDCAKDSSKKKKKKNQSGSTSSRLQLQRNPIHLPKVVQSAFQTLRFKPKLKKQ, from the exons ATGTTCAGGAAGATCAACAATGTGTTCCGTCCAAACCATCACGGACACAGAGGGCGGGATGCGGGTTTTGGTGGCGGGGTTCGGTCCGAGCAGGACTACCACAACGCCTGCACCGTCCGGCTGGTCCGCAGCACCTCCATGCTGGTGGTGGGTGAGAGGAGTCAGGCTGCGGCCGAGGGCTCGACTCTGAAGCGGAGCAAGAGCACCGTGAGCATCGAGTCCACCCTGTACTACTACCAGAGGCACGAGGACAGGATATGGCTGTACTCGCAGAACCAGAACTGCCTGGAGTACCTGGAGGCCCTCGTGGCCTTGAGACGGCAGTACACGAAGAGTGTGAGTGACTTGAAAAGTACCGACAGCAAGGCCACGGTGTCCTCCAAGAAGAAGCCGGCGCCGCCGCCGCCTAAGACGGAGGAACCG ATATCCAGAGCCAAACCTTCCGCCCCTCCGGTCCCGGACGAGGAGGACACTCTGCAGTTCTTTGACGCGGTCATCGCCAGCTGCGACAGCGAGCCTCTGCGCAAACCGTACACCGACGATGGACACGCAGACGTGGACTTCATAG tgGCCTCCAGCTCGGCCGAACACGACCTCCACTCTAACTGGGTTCTGCGGGTTCCTCGGGTCGTGGACGGCTCCGAGCAGAAAGCGGTTCCAGACTGTGCCAAAGACAgctccaagaagaagaagaagaaaaaccagAGCGGGTCCACGAGCAGtcggctgcagctgcagaggaaCCCGATCCATCTGCCCAAAGTGGTGCAGAGTGCATTCCAGACTCTGCGCTTCAAGCCCAAATTAAAAAAGCAGTGA
- the LOC104931208 gene encoding uncharacterized protein CXorf21 homolog: MLCEGRLLSMTYVDLVELDPLPPQKPLRSAYWLQRAAARLMPGSSRHTPLVHHNSPEQTGRVDDRSASEPYVPPLQSLDLHRAQPCKRMSPEIEIPAQACSGGDSPFLVPSFCQSICQNYSDLHIGGDQVLPLSTNDGELRLCTDAQAVGPFLQSCDVLPAVEDSPPGQTSQGGLLRPLRGGSNPWRLASTRDRSFLFQGSEAPFSNSLLNHYLEEKLMDLYQQYMMDNMAREGDSGTGPICPLLGSELVLTSLDQITLQLSRERNLEAGVAKDMVLSCLLRVAGDKQSSEISTPFLQMSNETSRDELTENKEQ; this comes from the coding sequence ATGCTTTGTGAAGGCAGATTGTTGAGCATGACCTATGTTGACCTGGTGGAGCTGgaccccctccctcctcagaAGCCTCTCCGGAGCGCATACTggctgcagagagcagctgctCGGCTCATGCCAGGCTCCAGCAGACACACTCCACTGGTTCACCACAATTCCCCTGAGCAGACAGGTCGCGTGGACGACAGGAGTGCTTCAGAGCCGTATGTTCCTCCTCTGCAGTCCTTGGATCTCCACAGGGCACAGCCATGCAAGCGGATGTCTCCAGAAATAGAGATCCCAGCTCAGGCTTGTTCAGGTGGTGACTCCCCTTTCTTGGTTCCCTCCTTCTGTCAGAGCATCTGTCAAAACTACAGTGACCTCCATATCGGAGGTGACCAGGTGCTGCCTCTGTCAACCAACGATGGGGAGCTCCGGCTCTGTACTGACGCCCAGGCTGTTGGCCCCTTCCTTCAGTCCTGTGATGTCCTCCCAGCTGTGGAGGATTCCCCACCAGGACAGACATCTCAGGGTGGACTTCTGCGTCCACTGAGGGGAGGTTCAAATCCCTGGAGATTGGCGAGTACCCGTGATCGGAGCTTTTTGTTCCAGGGGAGTGAAGCTCCGTTCTCCAACTCTCTTCTGAATCACTATCTGGAGGAAAAACTCATGGATCTGTACCAGCAATACATGATGGACAACATGGCCAGGGAAGGGGACTCCGGCACGGGCCCCATTTGCCCTTTGCTGGGCTCAGAGCTGGTCCTCACCAGCCTGGACCAGATCACTTTGCAGCTAAGTCGGGAAAGGAACCTGGAGGCCGGCGTGGCCAAGGACATGGTTCTCAGCTGCCTGCTGCGAGTGGCTGGTGACAAGCAGTCAAGTGAGATCAGTACTCCCTTTCTGCAGATGTCAAACGAGACATCCAGGGACGAGCTCACAGAGAATAAAGAGCAGTAA